One genomic segment of Burkholderia pyrrocinia includes these proteins:
- the gshA gene encoding glutamate--cysteine ligase codes for MSNTMTHRQSELLLNRLEALSSGPTRQHLPDGLRGIEKESLRVTRDGMIAFTPHPRALGSALTHPALTTDYSEALIELITPAEPDAAITLERLDELHRYVYASLGDEMLWNDSMPGLLPADDQIPIADYGASNIGRLKTVYRRGLAYRYGRTMQCIAGIHYNYSLHEEVWRRLHAEEGSTATLVDYQSERYLAQIRNFRRRSWLLMYLFGASPALDTKFLRGKPHKLDTFDADTLYQPYATSLRMSDLGYSNTTAQAALHVDYNTLPGYLDALSKAVSEPYPAYEAIGTHRDGEWIQINTNVLQIENEFYSTIRPKRVTYSGERPLHALASRGVQYIEVRCLDIDPFEPTGIALETARFIDAFLLACALDDSAPLDCDAYKEANANFGSVTMEGRKPGLTLSRDGQSISLQAWADDLMADIETVGRRLDEIRGGDEHARAIAAQREKLADPERTPSARVLRTMRENGQSFLAFALAQSETHAAHFRAHPPSADTLRTEQALAAKSLAEQAELEAKEAGSFDAFVAAYRAYTLNRFSV; via the coding sequence ATGTCGAACACCATGACTCACCGCCAGTCCGAACTGCTGCTGAATCGCCTCGAAGCACTGAGCTCGGGCCCGACGCGGCAGCATCTGCCCGACGGCCTGCGCGGCATCGAAAAGGAAAGCCTGCGCGTGACGCGCGACGGGATGATCGCGTTCACGCCGCATCCGCGTGCGCTCGGTTCGGCACTCACGCACCCGGCGCTGACGACCGACTATTCCGAAGCGCTGATCGAGCTGATCACGCCCGCGGAACCCGACGCCGCGATCACGCTCGAACGCCTCGACGAGCTGCATCGCTACGTTTATGCGTCGCTTGGCGACGAGATGCTGTGGAACGACTCGATGCCGGGCCTGCTGCCGGCCGACGACCAGATTCCGATCGCCGACTACGGCGCGTCGAACATCGGCCGCCTGAAGACGGTGTACCGGCGCGGCCTCGCATATCGCTACGGCCGCACGATGCAGTGCATCGCCGGCATCCATTACAACTACTCGTTGCACGAGGAAGTGTGGCGGCGCCTGCATGCGGAAGAAGGGTCGACGGCCACGCTCGTCGACTACCAGTCGGAGCGCTATCTCGCGCAGATCCGCAACTTCCGCCGCCGCAGCTGGCTGCTGATGTACCTGTTCGGCGCGTCGCCCGCGCTCGACACGAAGTTTCTGCGCGGCAAGCCGCACAAGCTCGATACGTTCGACGCCGATACGCTGTACCAGCCGTATGCGACGAGCCTGCGGATGAGCGATCTCGGTTACTCGAACACGACCGCGCAGGCCGCGCTGCACGTCGACTACAACACGCTGCCCGGCTATCTCGACGCGCTGTCGAAGGCCGTCAGCGAGCCGTATCCGGCGTACGAGGCGATCGGCACGCATCGCGACGGCGAGTGGATCCAGATCAACACGAACGTGCTGCAGATCGAGAACGAGTTCTACTCGACGATCCGGCCGAAGCGCGTCACGTATTCGGGCGAGCGCCCGCTGCATGCGCTCGCATCGCGCGGCGTGCAGTACATCGAGGTGCGTTGCCTCGACATCGATCCGTTCGAGCCGACCGGCATCGCGCTCGAGACCGCGCGCTTCATCGACGCATTCCTGCTCGCGTGCGCGCTCGACGACAGCGCGCCGCTCGACTGCGACGCGTACAAGGAAGCGAACGCGAACTTCGGCAGTGTGACGATGGAAGGCCGCAAGCCGGGGCTCACGCTGTCGCGCGACGGGCAGTCGATTTCGCTGCAGGCGTGGGCGGACGACCTGATGGCCGATATCGAAACCGTCGGCCGCCGTCTCGATGAAATCCGCGGCGGCGACGAGCATGCGCGCGCGATCGCCGCGCAGCGCGAAAAGCTCGCCGATCCGGAGCGCACGCCGTCCGCGCGCGTGCTGCGCACGATGCGCGAGAACGGGCAATCGTTCCTCGCGTTCGCGCTGGCGCAGAGCGAAACGCATGCCGCGCATTTCCGCGCACATCCGCCGTCGGCCGACACGCTGCGCACCGAGCAGGCGCTCGCCGCGAAGTCGCTGGCCGAGCAGGCCGAACTCGAAGCGAAGGAGGCCGGATCGTTCGACGCGTTCGTCGCGGCCTATCGCGCGTATACGCTGAACCGCTTCAGCGTGTGA
- a CDS encoding DUF4148 domain-containing protein: MKTMKHAACAFLLIGAAFAAHAQATSTLTRAEVRQELAELQAAGYRTSLASSPEFPENMQAIMQRAAQARGDAAGYGSDARANGESGKPALPYAIDRGTYAHH, translated from the coding sequence ATGAAGACGATGAAACACGCGGCATGCGCGTTCCTGCTGATCGGCGCAGCGTTCGCCGCCCACGCGCAGGCCACATCGACGCTGACGCGCGCGGAGGTCCGCCAGGAACTCGCGGAGCTGCAGGCCGCCGGCTACCGGACGAGCCTCGCGAGCAGTCCCGAATTTCCGGAGAACATGCAGGCGATCATGCAGCGTGCCGCGCAGGCGCGCGGCGACGCCGCCGGCTACGGCAGCGACGCACGGGCGAACGGGGAATCGGGCAAGCCGGCGCTGCCGTACGCGATCGATCGCGGTACGTACGCGCATCACTGA
- a CDS encoding L-lactate permease: protein MNPTDALPPGIVFAQPLTPIANSLLLSFLVAVIPIAVALIALGVLRRPAWQASLAGLVAGLAVAIGAWGMPAGLAFNAVGAGMALAVVPVMWIVFNALLLYNIAVKSGRFDQFRQWMLDNLPDDRRLVLLVVAFSFGCLLEGISGFGTPVAITSALLIALGFPALEALTYTLLFNTAPVAFGALGVPITVLGAVTSLPPATLGAMVGRQLPFFALLLPFYVVGAYGGLRSIKQLWPALLVSGASFAIAQFVTSNFLGYQLTDVLSSLTSLIVTIGFLQVWKPQPDPQYALARSVPAAAGAARAGFGGWLPWLVVSVVVIVWVHANIAAIGDVKIKWPGLHNAVFVSLYHKPYAAIWDFQPLGTGTAILLSAIITAVLTRTGVGAFFECVVKTWRQTWLAIVTVMMIVGLAYLLNYSGISYTLGTGVASTGALFPLVSASLGWIAVFLSGSDTSGNALFGNLQVVAARQLGFDPVLMAATNSSGGVMGKMISPQNIATGVSTTDLKGQEGVVFARTFWHSVILTLLLGVLVFLQQHVFTWMIPALPK, encoded by the coding sequence ATGAACCCTACCGACGCCCTGCCGCCCGGCATCGTCTTCGCGCAGCCGTTGACACCGATCGCCAACTCGCTGCTCCTGTCCTTCCTCGTCGCCGTGATCCCGATCGCGGTCGCGCTGATCGCGCTCGGCGTGCTGCGCCGCCCCGCGTGGCAGGCGTCGCTCGCCGGGCTCGTCGCCGGCCTCGCGGTCGCGATCGGCGCGTGGGGCATGCCGGCCGGGCTCGCGTTCAACGCGGTCGGCGCGGGCATGGCGCTCGCGGTCGTGCCCGTGATGTGGATCGTCTTCAACGCGCTGCTGCTGTACAACATCGCGGTGAAGTCGGGCCGCTTCGACCAGTTCCGGCAGTGGATGCTCGACAACCTGCCCGACGACCGCCGCCTCGTGCTGCTCGTCGTCGCGTTCTCGTTCGGTTGCCTGCTCGAAGGGATCTCCGGATTCGGCACGCCGGTCGCAATCACGAGCGCACTGCTGATCGCGCTCGGCTTCCCCGCGCTCGAAGCGCTCACCTACACGCTGCTGTTCAACACCGCACCGGTCGCGTTCGGCGCGCTCGGCGTGCCGATCACCGTGCTCGGCGCGGTCACGTCGCTGCCGCCCGCGACGCTCGGCGCGATGGTCGGCCGCCAGTTGCCGTTCTTCGCGCTGCTGCTGCCGTTCTACGTGGTCGGCGCGTATGGCGGGCTGCGTTCGATCAAGCAGCTGTGGCCGGCGCTGCTCGTGTCGGGCGCCAGCTTCGCGATCGCGCAGTTCGTCACGTCGAACTTCCTCGGCTACCAGCTCACCGACGTGCTGTCGTCGCTCACGTCGCTGATCGTCACGATCGGCTTCCTGCAGGTGTGGAAACCGCAGCCCGATCCGCAATACGCGCTCGCGCGCAGCGTGCCCGCGGCAGCCGGCGCCGCGCGCGCGGGCTTCGGCGGCTGGCTGCCGTGGCTCGTCGTGTCGGTGGTCGTGATCGTGTGGGTGCACGCGAACATCGCGGCGATCGGCGACGTGAAGATCAAGTGGCCGGGCCTGCACAATGCGGTGTTCGTGTCGCTGTACCACAAGCCGTATGCGGCGATCTGGGATTTCCAGCCGCTCGGCACGGGCACCGCGATCCTGCTCTCGGCGATCATCACGGCCGTGCTGACGCGCACCGGCGTCGGCGCGTTCTTCGAATGCGTGGTCAAGACGTGGCGGCAGACGTGGCTCGCGATCGTCACGGTGATGATGATCGTCGGGCTCGCGTACCTGCTGAACTACTCGGGAATCAGCTACACGCTCGGCACCGGCGTCGCGTCGACGGGCGCGCTGTTTCCGCTGGTGTCCGCGTCGCTCGGCTGGATCGCCGTGTTCCTGTCCGGCAGCGACACGTCGGGCAATGCGCTGTTCGGCAACCTGCAGGTCGTGGCCGCCAGGCAGCTCGGCTTCGATCCGGTGCTGATGGCCGCGACCAATTCGTCGGGCGGCGTGATGGGCAAGATGATCTCGCCGCAGAACATCGCGACGGGCGTATCGACGACGGACCTGAAGGGGCAGGAAGGCGTCGTGTTCGCGCGCACCTTCTGGCACAGCGTGATCCTCACACTGCTGCTCGGCGTGCTCGTGTTCCTGCAGCAGCATGTGTTCACGTGGATGATTCCGGCGCTGCCGAAGTGA
- a CDS encoding LysR family transcriptional regulator → MFDQLKAFHATVRQGSITRAARHLGVSQPTIAAQIRQVEQVYGVELFYRSGRKLEVTETGIELLPLVEKMIALEAQADIMLRNVGGLFEGHLRIGATGPYYIMDAVGRFSNAHPSIALTCRIGNSEEILQALQEFRIDLAVSSQRNDADGLERKVISTDPLVLVVHRNHPLARFDAIDPVQLADVRLLMREEGSVTRRCTETILATAGVAAVSVAEIGSREAIREAILHGVGGSLFPLGEAERHPDLRVIALRGVDTTIDEYVYYLKARRQSPAIDAFLACILPAEHAANDAKHATRRANAR, encoded by the coding sequence GTGTTCGATCAGCTGAAGGCGTTCCACGCGACCGTCCGGCAGGGCAGCATCACGCGCGCCGCGCGCCACCTGGGCGTGAGCCAGCCGACGATTGCCGCGCAGATCCGGCAGGTCGAGCAGGTGTACGGCGTCGAGCTGTTCTACCGCAGCGGCCGCAAGCTCGAGGTCACCGAGACGGGCATCGAGCTGCTGCCGCTCGTCGAGAAGATGATCGCGCTCGAGGCGCAGGCCGACATCATGCTGCGCAACGTCGGCGGCCTGTTCGAAGGCCACCTGCGAATCGGCGCGACGGGCCCGTACTACATCATGGACGCGGTCGGCCGCTTCTCGAACGCGCATCCGTCGATCGCGCTCACCTGCCGGATCGGCAACTCCGAGGAAATCCTGCAGGCGCTGCAGGAGTTCCGCATCGATCTCGCGGTCTCGTCGCAGCGCAACGACGCCGACGGACTCGAGCGCAAGGTGATCTCGACCGATCCGCTCGTGCTCGTCGTGCATCGCAACCATCCGCTCGCGCGTTTCGACGCGATCGATCCGGTGCAGCTCGCCGACGTGCGGCTGCTGATGCGCGAGGAAGGCTCGGTCACGCGCCGCTGCACGGAGACGATCCTCGCGACGGCCGGCGTCGCGGCCGTGTCGGTCGCCGAGATCGGCAGCCGCGAAGCGATCCGCGAGGCGATCCTGCATGGCGTGGGCGGCAGCCTGTTTCCGCTCGGCGAGGCCGAGCGCCATCCGGACCTGCGCGTGATCGCGCTGCGCGGCGTCGACACGACGATCGACGAATACGTGTACTACCTGAAAGCGCGCCGCCAGAGCCCGGCGATCGATGCGTTCCTCGCCTGCATCCTGCCGGCGGAGCACGCAGCGAACGACGCGAAGCACGCGACGCGGCGGGCGAACGCGCGCTGA
- a CDS encoding phosphocholine-specific phospholipase C has product MSSNNRRDFLRLAAQSAGAMAAYAGFPPAIRNALAMPAAYRTGTIRDVEHVVIFMQENRSFDHYFGGLRGVRGFNDPRPHLLPSGAPVWQQPPASVFTKNYHSRGLDPSAPYVLPFYLDPKQTTEFQPGTNHGWSSGHLSWNNGQWDQWVNQKQDVLTMGYLKRQDLTYHYALADAFTICDSYFCSAHADTAPNRIYLWTGTIDPRNVYGTQPNGPGIGERNNTNGYTWTTYAERLENAKISWKVYQGGTGIPGDPTDNYTDNSLMFFKRFQVKEGASGPLVDNGASNHTLAELKADVQANRLPQVSWIVSPYKYSEHPQASPTDGAFYINMVLEALTSNPEVWAKTVFILNYDENDGLFDHVVPPVPPVTSGVGGQGIVSSNLLSNLGDELLDLNKYPGEMSPLVPGADPGGIQPIGLGPRVPLIIISPWTKGGWVCSETFDHTSVLRFLEARFGVQEPNISAWRRSICGDLTSAFDFSARPDTRTVSFTVPQHIATAGQAYQVPAQQSMPAQEPGTRPARALPYELFVHSRVSGHDDTVSLDFANSGDAGAAFYVYDRRNPATPPRRYAVSAHDRFVDTWSTSAARGEYHLAAYGPNGYLCEFQGNTRLAADGRHANPEAKIGYDVRNRHVYLQLRNSGRATCRVTVDNAYSHAHARTYTLEPGERVEDHFELSSSHGWYDLTITATTLRGGDDKVVRRFAGHVETGRPSHSDPGPVKHSA; this is encoded by the coding sequence ATGTCCTCGAACAATCGACGCGATTTCCTGCGCCTCGCCGCGCAGTCGGCCGGCGCGATGGCCGCCTACGCGGGCTTCCCGCCCGCGATCCGCAACGCGCTGGCGATGCCGGCCGCCTATCGCACCGGTACGATCCGCGACGTCGAACACGTCGTGATCTTCATGCAGGAAAACCGCTCGTTCGACCACTACTTCGGCGGGCTGCGCGGCGTGCGCGGCTTCAACGACCCGCGCCCGCACCTGCTGCCGAGCGGCGCGCCGGTGTGGCAGCAGCCGCCGGCGTCGGTGTTCACGAAGAACTACCATTCGCGCGGCCTCGACCCGTCGGCGCCGTACGTGCTGCCGTTCTACCTCGACCCGAAGCAGACGACCGAATTCCAGCCGGGCACCAATCACGGCTGGAGCAGCGGCCACCTGTCCTGGAACAACGGCCAGTGGGACCAGTGGGTGAACCAGAAGCAGGACGTGCTGACGATGGGCTACCTGAAGCGCCAGGACCTCACGTACCACTACGCGCTCGCCGACGCGTTCACGATCTGCGATTCGTATTTCTGCTCCGCGCACGCCGACACCGCGCCGAACCGCATCTACCTGTGGACCGGCACGATCGACCCGCGCAACGTGTACGGCACGCAGCCGAACGGTCCCGGCATCGGCGAGCGCAACAATACGAACGGCTATACGTGGACGACCTACGCCGAACGGCTCGAGAACGCGAAGATCAGCTGGAAGGTGTACCAGGGCGGCACCGGCATCCCGGGCGACCCGACCGACAACTACACCGACAACTCGCTGATGTTCTTCAAGCGCTTCCAGGTGAAGGAAGGCGCGAGCGGCCCGCTGGTCGACAATGGCGCGTCGAACCACACGCTCGCCGAGCTGAAGGCCGACGTGCAGGCGAACCGGCTGCCGCAGGTGTCGTGGATCGTGTCGCCGTACAAGTACAGCGAGCACCCGCAGGCATCGCCGACCGACGGCGCGTTCTACATCAACATGGTGCTCGAGGCGCTGACGTCGAACCCGGAGGTGTGGGCGAAGACGGTGTTCATCCTCAACTACGACGAGAACGACGGGCTGTTCGACCACGTCGTGCCGCCGGTGCCGCCGGTGACGAGCGGCGTGGGCGGCCAGGGCATCGTGTCGTCGAACCTGCTGTCGAACCTCGGCGACGAGCTGCTCGACCTGAACAAGTATCCGGGAGAGATGAGCCCGCTCGTGCCGGGCGCGGACCCGGGCGGCATCCAGCCGATCGGCCTCGGGCCGCGCGTGCCGCTGATCATCATCTCGCCGTGGACGAAGGGCGGCTGGGTGTGCTCGGAGACGTTCGACCACACGTCGGTGCTGCGCTTCCTCGAAGCGCGATTCGGCGTGCAGGAGCCGAACATCAGCGCGTGGCGCCGGTCGATCTGCGGCGATCTCACGTCGGCGTTCGACTTCTCCGCGCGTCCCGACACGCGCACGGTGAGCTTCACGGTGCCGCAGCACATCGCGACGGCCGGCCAGGCATACCAGGTGCCCGCGCAGCAGTCGATGCCGGCGCAGGAGCCCGGCACGCGTCCCGCGCGTGCGCTGCCGTACGAGCTGTTCGTGCACAGCCGCGTGAGCGGACACGACGACACCGTGTCGCTCGACTTCGCGAACTCCGGCGACGCGGGCGCGGCGTTCTACGTGTACGACCGCCGCAACCCGGCGACGCCGCCGCGCCGCTACGCGGTGTCCGCGCACGACCGCTTCGTCGATACGTGGAGCACGTCGGCCGCGCGCGGCGAGTACCATCTCGCCGCATACGGCCCGAACGGCTATCTGTGCGAGTTCCAGGGCAACACGCGGCTCGCGGCCGATGGCCGCCACGCGAATCCCGAAGCGAAGATCGGCTACGACGTGCGCAACCGCCACGTGTACCTGCAACTGCGCAACAGCGGGCGCGCGACGTGTCGCGTGACGGTCGACAACGCGTACAGCCATGCGCATGCGCGCACCTACACGCTGGAGCCGGGCGAGCGCGTTGAGGATCACTTCGAGCTGTCGTCGAGCCACGGCTGGTACGATCTGACGATCACCGCGACGACGCTGCGCGGCGGCGACGACAAGGTCGTGCGCCGCTTCGCGGGCCACGTCGAAACGGGCCGGCCGAGCCACAGCGACCCGGGGCCGGTGAAGCACTCGGCCTGA
- a CDS encoding phosphonate utilization associated transcriptional regulator produces MTAPNALSAIELLQSQSLAMIVQDMLERAIVSGEYAPGEKLNEVEIATKLNVSRGPVREAFRALEQAGLLRNEKNRGVTVRVVPLREAEEIYEVRAMLDESVARALAKRISPDTLKVLKGIIQSMKGAAKTHDVTRYTELNVQFHDAMVVGVGNTHLTDTYRRLVRQLGLLRQAAIEAEEDAIAVSAAEHDKIVQALAAGDGEKAVALVREHVAHGLARMRRTHEQGLPATGKAAREKTARA; encoded by the coding sequence ATGACTGCCCCGAACGCGCTCAGCGCCATCGAACTCCTGCAAAGCCAGTCGCTCGCGATGATCGTCCAGGACATGCTCGAGCGCGCGATCGTCTCCGGCGAATACGCACCCGGCGAGAAGCTCAACGAAGTCGAGATCGCGACGAAGCTGAACGTGTCGCGCGGCCCCGTGCGCGAAGCGTTCCGCGCGCTCGAACAGGCCGGCCTGCTGCGCAACGAGAAGAACCGCGGCGTGACCGTGCGCGTCGTGCCGCTGCGCGAGGCCGAGGAGATCTACGAAGTGCGCGCGATGCTCGACGAGTCGGTCGCGCGCGCGCTCGCGAAGCGCATCTCGCCCGACACGCTGAAGGTGCTCAAGGGCATCATCCAGTCGATGAAGGGCGCCGCGAAGACGCACGACGTCACGCGCTATACCGAGCTGAACGTGCAGTTCCACGACGCGATGGTCGTCGGCGTCGGCAATACGCACCTGACCGACACCTACCGCCGGCTCGTGCGCCAGCTCGGGCTGCTGCGCCAGGCCGCGATCGAGGCCGAGGAAGATGCGATTGCCGTGTCGGCGGCCGAGCACGATAAGATCGTGCAGGCGCTCGCGGCCGGCGACGGCGAGAAGGCCGTCGCGCTGGTGCGCGAGCACGTCGCGCACGGTCTTGCGCGGATGCGCCGCACGCACGAACAGGGGCTGCCCGCGACGGGCAAGGCGGCGCGGGAGAAAACCGCGCGCGCATAA
- a CDS encoding FAD-dependent oxidoreductase: MRPFWIEQALFNDGDLAPALQGATQADVCIVGGGFTGLWTAIQAKQQNPALDIAILEADLCGAGASGRNGGCLLTWSAKFLTLRRLFGEAEAIRLVKASEAAVRHIADFCRAHDIDAELRLDGTLYTATSRAQVGTLAPVLDALAACGIHSYEPLPPAEVARRSGSARNLDGVYSPIAATVHPGKLVRGLRRVALAMGIRIYERTPMLDFTPGQPAVVLTPSGSVMAGKLVFAINAWMASRFPQFERTIAVVSSDMVITEKCPELLEKTGLVDGVSVLDSRIFVYYYRTTADGRLMLGKGGNTFSWRSRIAPVFDRRSPYEAQLTQSLRAFFPSLAGVPVTASWNGPSDRSVTGFPFFGRLDDAPNVFYGFGYSGNGVGPTYMGGQILSSLVLGLDNAWTRSPIVRGPLGHFPPEPIRYVGAHVVRNAIRRKERAEDESRQPSAVDTWLAKFASAAGKADKA, from the coding sequence ATGCGCCCCTTCTGGATCGAACAAGCACTGTTCAACGACGGCGATCTCGCCCCCGCACTGCAGGGCGCAACGCAGGCCGACGTCTGCATCGTCGGCGGCGGCTTCACCGGGCTCTGGACCGCGATCCAGGCAAAGCAGCAGAACCCGGCGCTCGACATCGCGATACTCGAAGCCGACCTGTGCGGCGCCGGCGCGAGCGGCCGCAACGGCGGCTGCCTGCTCACGTGGTCCGCGAAATTCCTGACGCTGCGGCGCCTGTTCGGCGAAGCCGAGGCGATCCGGCTCGTGAAGGCGTCGGAAGCGGCCGTCCGGCACATCGCCGATTTCTGCCGCGCGCACGACATCGACGCCGAACTGCGGCTCGACGGCACGCTGTACACCGCGACGTCGCGTGCGCAGGTCGGCACGCTCGCGCCGGTGCTCGACGCGCTCGCCGCGTGCGGCATCCACAGCTACGAGCCGCTGCCGCCCGCCGAAGTCGCGCGCCGCTCGGGTTCCGCGCGCAATCTCGACGGCGTCTACTCGCCGATCGCCGCGACCGTGCATCCCGGCAAGCTCGTGCGCGGGCTGCGCCGCGTCGCGCTCGCGATGGGCATCCGGATCTACGAACGCACGCCGATGCTCGATTTCACGCCCGGGCAGCCGGCCGTCGTGCTCACGCCGTCCGGCAGCGTCATGGCGGGCAAGCTCGTGTTCGCGATCAACGCGTGGATGGCGAGCCGCTTCCCGCAGTTCGAGCGCACGATCGCGGTCGTGTCGAGCGACATGGTCATCACCGAGAAATGCCCCGAGCTGCTCGAGAAGACCGGGCTCGTGGACGGCGTGTCGGTGCTCGATTCGCGGATCTTCGTCTATTACTACCGCACCACCGCCGACGGGCGGCTGATGCTCGGCAAGGGCGGCAACACGTTCTCGTGGCGCAGCCGCATCGCGCCCGTGTTCGACCGGCGCTCGCCATACGAGGCGCAGCTCACGCAAAGCCTGCGCGCGTTCTTTCCGTCGCTCGCGGGCGTGCCGGTCACCGCGAGCTGGAACGGCCCGTCGGACCGCTCGGTCACGGGCTTCCCGTTCTTCGGCCGCCTCGACGACGCGCCGAACGTGTTCTACGGCTTCGGCTATTCGGGCAACGGCGTCGGGCCGACCTACATGGGCGGGCAGATCCTGTCGTCGCTCGTGCTCGGCCTCGACAACGCGTGGACGCGCAGCCCGATCGTGCGCGGCCCGCTCGGCCATTTCCCGCCGGAGCCGATCCGTTATGTCGGCGCGCATGTCGTGCGCAATGCGATTCGTCGCAAGGAGCGCGCCGAGGACGAGAGCCGGCAGCCGTCGGCCGTCGATACGTGGCTCGCGAAATTCGCGAGCGCGGCCGGGAAGGCGGACAAGGCGTGA
- the phnA gene encoding phosphonoacetate hydrolase: MTETPVSVEVNGRRYNWMSRPVVVVCVDGCAYEYLEMAAEAGVAPFLRTLLKPGTALKGECVVPSFTNPNNLSIVTGVPPSIHGISGNYFYDRDTGAEVLMNDPKYLVAPTVLATFAEQGARVAVVTAKDKLRRLLGKGLKGICFSSEKADEASIEENGIDNVLALVGKPVPSVYSADLSEFVFAAGVRLLETRPIDLMYLSTTDYVQHKCAPGTPGANAFYAMMDTYLQRLDALGAIVAITADHGMNAKHDDETGEPNVIYLQELFDEWLGHDAARVILPITDPYVVHHGALGSFATVYVPASVDADALRARLAAVDGIEVVLTGAEGCARFELPPARMGDLIVISKQDVVLGTRRIKHDLSGLDVPLRSHGGISEQIVPLIFSKPVATGVAGRPRLRNFDIIDIALNHLQ; this comes from the coding sequence ATGACTGAAACGCCGGTATCCGTGGAAGTGAACGGCCGCCGCTACAACTGGATGAGCCGGCCCGTGGTGGTGGTCTGCGTCGATGGCTGCGCGTACGAATATCTGGAAATGGCGGCCGAGGCCGGCGTCGCGCCGTTCCTGCGCACGCTGCTGAAGCCCGGCACGGCGCTCAAGGGCGAATGCGTGGTGCCGAGCTTCACGAACCCGAACAACCTGTCGATCGTTACCGGCGTGCCGCCGTCGATCCACGGGATAAGCGGCAACTACTTCTACGATCGCGACACCGGCGCCGAGGTGCTGATGAACGATCCGAAGTACCTGGTCGCGCCCACGGTGCTCGCGACCTTCGCGGAACAGGGCGCGCGCGTCGCGGTCGTCACCGCGAAGGACAAGCTGCGCCGCCTGCTCGGCAAGGGGCTGAAGGGCATCTGCTTCTCGTCGGAAAAGGCCGACGAGGCGAGCATCGAGGAGAACGGCATCGACAACGTGCTGGCGCTGGTCGGCAAGCCGGTGCCGAGCGTGTACAGCGCGGATCTGTCGGAATTCGTGTTCGCGGCCGGCGTGCGCCTGCTCGAGACGCGGCCGATCGACCTGATGTACCTGTCGACGACCGACTACGTGCAGCACAAGTGCGCACCCGGCACGCCCGGCGCGAATGCGTTCTACGCCATGATGGACACGTACCTGCAGCGCCTCGACGCGCTCGGCGCGATCGTCGCGATCACGGCCGACCACGGGATGAACGCGAAGCACGACGACGAGACCGGCGAGCCGAACGTGATCTACCTGCAGGAGCTGTTCGACGAGTGGCTCGGCCACGACGCGGCGCGCGTGATCCTGCCGATCACCGATCCGTACGTCGTGCACCACGGCGCGCTCGGTTCGTTCGCGACCGTCTACGTGCCGGCGTCGGTCGATGCCGACGCGCTGCGCGCGCGGCTCGCCGCGGTCGACGGCATCGAGGTCGTGCTGACGGGCGCGGAGGGCTGCGCGCGCTTCGAGCTGCCGCCTGCGCGGATGGGCGACCTGATCGTGATTTCGAAGCAGGACGTCGTGCTCGGCACGCGCCGCATCAAGCACGACCTGTCGGGGCTCGACGTGCCGCTGCGCTCGCACGGCGGGATTTCCGAGCAGATCGTGCCACTGATCTTCAGCAAGCCCGTCGCCACCGGCGTCGCGGGCCGCCCGCGGCTGCGCAACTTCGACATCATCGACATCGCGCTCAACCATCTGCAGTGA